One window from the genome of Pantoea cypripedii encodes:
- the xylR gene encoding D-xylose utilization transcriptional activator XylR (D-xylose enhances binding of XylR to the xyl promoter and activates transcription.), with protein MHEKRYRITLLFNANKVYDRQVVEGVGEYLQASQTDWDIFIEEDFRCRIDNIREWLGDGVIADYDDSSIEKLLANVSVPIVGVGGSYHQQQDYPPVHYIATDNAALVESAFLHLKEKGINRFAFYGLPAASGKRWAQEREHAFRQLVARERYQGVVYQGMETAPENWQHAQNRLADWLQTLPQQTGIIAVTDARARHLLQACEHLKIPVPEKLTVIGIDNEELTRYLSRVALSSVAQGTRQMGYQAAKLLHRLLDKQSLPLQRILVPPVKVIARRSTDFRSLRDPAVIQAMHYIRFNACKGIKVEQVLDAIGISRSNLEKRFRDETGDTIHAMIHREKLEKARELLASSSLSINEISQMCGYPSLQYFYSVFKKSYATTPKEYRQLNGENVL; from the coding sequence ATGCATGAAAAACGCTATCGCATTACGTTGCTGTTCAACGCCAATAAGGTCTATGACCGCCAGGTTGTTGAAGGCGTAGGTGAATATTTACAGGCGTCGCAAACCGACTGGGACATCTTCATTGAAGAGGATTTTCGCTGTCGCATCGATAACATTCGTGAGTGGCTGGGCGACGGGGTGATCGCCGATTACGACGACAGCTCGATTGAGAAATTGCTGGCGAATGTTTCTGTGCCGATTGTCGGCGTGGGTGGCTCCTATCATCAGCAACAGGACTACCCACCAGTACATTACATCGCCACCGATAACGCCGCGCTGGTGGAGAGTGCCTTTTTGCACCTGAAAGAAAAAGGCATCAACCGCTTCGCTTTTTACGGCCTGCCCGCCGCCAGCGGTAAACGCTGGGCGCAGGAGCGCGAGCACGCCTTTCGCCAGCTGGTGGCGCGCGAACGTTATCAGGGGGTGGTGTATCAGGGGATGGAAACAGCACCAGAAAACTGGCAGCACGCGCAGAACCGCCTGGCGGACTGGCTGCAAACGCTGCCGCAGCAAACCGGCATTATCGCCGTCACCGATGCACGCGCGCGCCATTTGCTGCAGGCGTGTGAGCATCTGAAGATTCCGGTACCGGAAAAACTCACGGTTATCGGCATCGACAATGAAGAACTCACCCGCTATCTGTCACGCGTGGCGCTTTCCTCCGTCGCGCAGGGCACACGTCAGATGGGTTATCAGGCCGCCAAATTGCTGCATCGCCTGCTGGATAAGCAGTCGCTGCCGCTACAGCGTATTCTGGTGCCACCGGTTAAAGTGATTGCCCGCCGATCCACCGATTTTCGTTCATTGCGTGATCCGGCGGTTATCCAGGCGATGCATTACATCCGTTTTAACGCCTGCAAAGGCATTAAAGTTGAACAGGTACTGGATGCCATCGGTATTTCACGTTCCAATCTGGAAAAACGTTTCCGCGATGAAACGGGCGATACCATTCATGCCATGATTCACCGCGAAAAACTGGAGAAGGCGCGCGAGCTGCTGGCCAGTTCCTCCCTTAGCATCAATGAAATCTCACAGATGTGCGGCTACCCTTCGCTGCAATATTTCTATTCGGTATTTAAGAAGAGCTATGCCACGACGCCGAAGGAGTACCGGCAACTTAACGGTGAAAACGTGCTGTGA
- the xylH gene encoding xylose ABC transporter permease XylH, which translates to MLKTESTERGLTTPGKGAAGKFPLPNLQVLVMLGAIVLIALFFTWTTDGAWLSPRNVSNLLRQTAITGILAVGMVFVIISAEIDLSVGSMMGLLGGAAAIFDVWLGWPLPLTIVVTLVMGLLLGTWNGWWVAYRKVPSFIVTLAGMLAFRGILVGITDGTTVAPTSPAMSQIGQSYLPGGVGFGFGFAGLALFILWQWRLRLRRQSLGLSQPAASGAVARQAITAVLVLGAIWLLNDYRGVPTPVLLLALLLLGGMFMATRTAFGRRIYAIGGNLDAARLSGINVARTKLAVFAINGVMVAIAGLILSSRLGAGSPSAGNIAELDAIAACVIGGTSLAGGVGSVAGAVMGAFIMASLDNGMSMMDVPTFWQYIVKGAILLLAVWMDTATRRRV; encoded by the coding sequence ATGCTTAAGACCGAAAGTACAGAACGCGGCCTGACCACACCGGGTAAAGGCGCTGCGGGTAAATTTCCGCTGCCGAATTTGCAGGTGCTGGTGATGCTGGGTGCCATCGTGTTGATTGCGCTTTTCTTTACCTGGACCACCGACGGAGCCTGGCTCAGCCCGCGTAACGTCTCCAACCTGCTGCGCCAGACTGCCATCACCGGCATCCTCGCGGTGGGAATGGTGTTTGTCATTATTTCGGCAGAGATCGATCTCTCGGTCGGCTCGATGATGGGCCTGCTTGGCGGTGCGGCGGCGATTTTTGATGTCTGGCTCGGCTGGCCGCTGCCGCTCACCATCGTGGTCACCCTGGTGATGGGGCTACTGCTCGGCACCTGGAATGGCTGGTGGGTCGCCTATCGTAAAGTCCCTTCTTTTATCGTTACCCTCGCGGGCATGCTGGCGTTTCGTGGCATCCTGGTGGGCATCACCGATGGCACCACCGTTGCGCCCACCAGTCCGGCGATGTCGCAGATTGGGCAAAGCTACCTGCCCGGTGGCGTCGGCTTTGGTTTCGGCTTTGCCGGTCTGGCGCTGTTTATCCTCTGGCAGTGGCGTTTGCGTTTGCGCCGTCAGAGTCTGGGTCTGTCACAACCCGCCGCGAGCGGCGCCGTTGCACGCCAGGCAATCACCGCCGTTCTGGTGCTGGGGGCGATATGGCTGCTGAATGATTACCGTGGCGTGCCAACCCCGGTGCTGCTGCTGGCATTACTGCTGCTGGGCGGCATGTTTATGGCAACGCGTACCGCCTTTGGTCGCCGTATCTACGCCATTGGCGGCAACCTGGATGCCGCCCGACTTTCCGGGATCAACGTGGCGCGTACCAAGCTGGCGGTGTTTGCCATCAATGGCGTGATGGTGGCGATTGCCGGTTTGATCCTGAGCTCGCGACTGGGCGCGGGTTCTCCCTCCGCGGGTAACATTGCGGAGCTGGATGCCATCGCCGCCTGCGTCATCGGCGGCACCAGCCTGGCGGGAGGTGTCGGTTCCGTCGCGGGCGCGGTGATGGGGGCATTTATCATGGCATCGCTGGATAACGGCATGAGCATGATGGATGTACCGACCTTCTGGCAGTACATCGTCAAAGGCGCGATTCTGCTGCTGGCAGTGTGGATGGATACCGCTACCCGGCGTCGGGTGTAA
- a CDS encoding xylose ABC transporter ATP-binding protein, whose translation MSMLLEMNHITKRFGAVKAVDDVSLRLEAGEVMSLCGENGSGKSTLMKILCGLYPHGDFDGSIHFAGDEIQAQTIRDTERKGIVIIHQELALVRQLTVMENIFLGAELGRYGMVDDETMTLRCQQLLERVKLNVSPDTRVGELGLGQQQLVEIARALNKQVRLLILDEPTSSLTEQETEVLLSIIKNLREHGIACIYISHKLNEVKAISDTICVIRDGQHIATRAAAGLSEDDIITMMVGRELTALYPHTPHDIGETILQVENLTAWHPVNRHIRRVNNVSFSLKRGEILGIAGLVGAGRTETVQCLFGVWPGRWQGDITLNGKKVHIRDCRDAIAHGIAMVPEDRKKDGIVPLMGVGKNITLAALDQFSQRLSTLDEALEQQAINDAIARLRVKTSSAELPIGRLSGGNQQKAILAKCLLLNPQILILDEPTRGIDVGARQEIYLLINALVQQGIAVIVISSELPEVLGLSDRVLVMHEGQIKADLINDNLTQEQVMEAALRSEHYA comes from the coding sequence ATGTCGATGTTGCTGGAAATGAACCATATCACCAAGCGCTTCGGCGCGGTGAAAGCGGTGGATGACGTTAGCCTGCGGCTGGAAGCGGGTGAAGTGATGTCGCTGTGCGGCGAAAACGGCTCGGGAAAATCGACACTGATGAAGATCCTGTGCGGGCTTTACCCGCACGGGGACTTTGACGGCAGTATCCATTTTGCTGGCGATGAAATCCAGGCACAGACTATCCGCGATACCGAACGCAAAGGGATTGTGATTATCCATCAGGAGCTGGCGCTGGTGCGCCAGCTGACGGTGATGGAAAACATTTTCCTCGGCGCTGAACTGGGGCGCTACGGCATGGTGGATGACGAAACCATGACCCTGCGCTGCCAGCAACTGCTGGAGCGGGTGAAACTGAATGTTTCGCCTGACACACGCGTAGGTGAACTGGGCCTGGGCCAGCAACAGCTGGTGGAGATTGCCCGCGCCCTGAATAAACAGGTGCGCCTGCTGATCCTCGATGAACCCACCTCCTCCCTGACCGAGCAGGAAACCGAGGTGCTGCTCAGCATCATCAAAAACCTGCGCGAACATGGCATCGCCTGCATCTATATTTCGCACAAACTCAACGAGGTCAAAGCGATTTCGGACACCATCTGTGTGATCCGCGATGGACAGCATATCGCCACCCGTGCGGCCGCTGGCCTGAGTGAGGATGACATCATCACCATGATGGTGGGGCGCGAACTGACCGCGCTCTATCCCCACACGCCACATGATATCGGCGAGACCATTTTGCAGGTGGAAAACCTGACTGCCTGGCATCCCGTCAATCGCCATATTCGCCGGGTAAATAACGTCTCTTTCAGCCTGAAACGCGGTGAGATTCTTGGCATCGCCGGGCTGGTGGGTGCCGGACGCACCGAAACCGTCCAGTGCCTGTTTGGCGTCTGGCCGGGTCGCTGGCAGGGCGACATCACCCTCAACGGCAAAAAGGTACATATCCGCGACTGCCGGGACGCCATTGCGCATGGCATCGCCATGGTGCCGGAAGACCGTAAAAAGGACGGCATTGTGCCGCTGATGGGAGTCGGTAAAAACATCACCCTGGCGGCACTGGACCAGTTCAGCCAGCGGCTTTCCACCCTGGATGAGGCACTTGAACAACAGGCGATCAACGATGCCATTGCCCGTCTGCGTGTGAAAACGTCCTCCGCTGAATTGCCGATTGGCCGCCTGAGCGGCGGTAACCAGCAGAAGGCGATTCTCGCTAAATGCCTGCTGCTGAATCCACAGATTCTGATTCTTGATGAGCCAACACGCGGCATCGATGTCGGCGCACGTCAGGAGATCTATCTGCTGATCAATGCGCTGGTGCAGCAAGGGATTGCCGTCATTGTCATTTCGTCCGAGCTGCCCGAAGTGCTGGGCCTGAGCGATCGGGTTTTGGTGATGCACGAAGGACAAATCAAAGCCGATCTGATTAACGACAACCTGACTCAGGAGCAGGTGATGGAAGCCGCCCTGCGGAGTGAACACTATGCTTAA
- the xylF gene encoding D-xylose ABC transporter substrate-binding protein — translation MNMKKTLLAVCATLALISHAGMAKEVKIGMAIDDLRLERWQKDRDIFVKQAETLGATVFVQSANGNEETQMSQIENMINRGVDVLVIIPYNGQVLSNVVAEAKREGIKVLAYDRMINNADIDFYISFDNEKVGELQAESIVQQVPKGNYFLMGGSPVDNNARLFRAGQMKVLKPYIDNGSIKVVGDQWVDAWLPENALKIMENALTANSNHIDAVVASNDATAGGAIQALSAQGLAGKVAISGQDADLAAIKRIMNGTQTMTVYKPITQLATEAAKIAVELGNGQTPASNGKLNNGLKDVPSRLLTPIPVNKSNIESTVVKDGFHKQSEL, via the coding sequence ATGAACATGAAAAAAACGTTGTTAGCCGTCTGCGCGACGCTGGCCCTGATCAGCCACGCAGGCATGGCGAAAGAAGTAAAAATCGGTATGGCGATTGATGACTTACGTCTGGAACGCTGGCAGAAAGACCGCGATATCTTCGTAAAACAGGCGGAAACACTGGGTGCGACGGTGTTTGTCCAGTCCGCCAACGGCAACGAAGAAACCCAGATGTCGCAAATTGAAAATATGATCAACCGCGGCGTCGATGTATTGGTGATCATCCCTTATAACGGCCAGGTATTAAGTAACGTGGTAGCAGAAGCGAAGCGTGAAGGCATTAAAGTTCTGGCCTATGACCGCATGATAAATAACGCCGACATTGATTTTTATATCTCTTTTGATAATGAAAAAGTGGGTGAACTCCAGGCCGAAAGTATTGTTCAGCAGGTACCGAAAGGGAATTATTTCCTGATGGGTGGCTCACCGGTTGATAATAACGCTCGCCTGTTCCGCGCCGGGCAAATGAAGGTGTTAAAACCCTATATTGATAACGGCAGCATCAAAGTGGTGGGCGATCAGTGGGTTGATGCCTGGCTGCCAGAGAATGCGCTGAAAATTATGGAAAACGCCCTCACCGCCAACAGCAACCATATTGATGCGGTGGTGGCGTCGAACGATGCCACCGCAGGCGGGGCGATTCAGGCGCTGAGCGCACAAGGTCTGGCGGGTAAAGTGGCGATCTCCGGTCAGGACGCCGACCTCGCCGCCATCAAACGCATCATGAATGGTACGCAAACCATGACGGTGTACAAACCCATCACCCAGCTTGCCACCGAAGCGGCCAAAATCGCGGTTGAACTCGGCAACGGCCAGACACCGGCCAGCAACGGCAAACTCAATAATGGCCTGAAAGATGTGCCGTCACGCCTGCTGACGCCGATCCCGGTCAACAAAAGCAATATCGAAAGCACCGTAGTTAAAGACGGCTTCCATAAGCAGAGCGAACTCTAA
- the xylA gene encoding xylose isomerase, translating to MHAYFDQLDRVRYEGANTRNPLAFRHYNPDEVILGKTMAEHLRFAACYWHTFCWNGADMFGVGAFDRPWQKNGDALELAKQKADVAFEFFHKLNVPYYCFHDVDVSPEGDSLKSYRENFAVMTDKLLEKQQETGVKLLWGTANCFTHPRYGAGAATSPDPEIFAWAASQVCSAMQATQTLGGENYVLWGGREGYETLLNTDLRQEREQIGRFMQMVVDHKHKIGFQGMLLIEPKPQEPTKHQYDYDVATVYGFLKQFGLEKEIKVNVEANHATLAGHSFHHEIATAIALGIFGSVDANRGDIQCGWDTDQFPISVEENALVLYEIIKAGGFTTGGLNFDAKVRRQSTDKYDLFYGHIGAMDTMALALKVAARMVADGELDKRVAQRYSGWNGEFGQQILKGEFSLASLAQHAGQQQFNPQHRSGRQEQLENLVNHYLFDF from the coding sequence ATGCACGCCTATTTCGACCAGCTTGATCGCGTTCGTTATGAGGGAGCCAACACCCGCAATCCTCTGGCGTTTCGTCATTACAATCCTGATGAAGTGATTCTCGGTAAAACCATGGCGGAGCATCTGCGTTTTGCCGCCTGCTACTGGCATACCTTCTGCTGGAACGGCGCAGATATGTTTGGTGTGGGTGCCTTTGACCGGCCCTGGCAGAAGAATGGTGATGCGCTCGAACTGGCGAAACAGAAGGCCGACGTCGCTTTTGAGTTCTTTCACAAGCTGAACGTACCTTATTACTGCTTCCACGATGTCGATGTCTCGCCGGAAGGCGATTCGCTGAAAAGCTATCGCGAAAACTTTGCAGTGATGACTGATAAACTGCTGGAAAAACAGCAGGAAACCGGCGTGAAACTGTTGTGGGGCACCGCCAACTGCTTCACCCATCCGCGCTATGGCGCAGGGGCAGCCACCAGCCCGGACCCGGAAATTTTTGCCTGGGCCGCCAGCCAGGTGTGCAGCGCCATGCAGGCAACGCAAACCCTCGGCGGTGAAAACTATGTGTTATGGGGTGGCCGCGAAGGCTATGAAACCCTGCTGAATACCGACCTGCGTCAGGAGCGTGAGCAGATTGGCCGCTTTATGCAGATGGTGGTGGACCATAAACACAAAATCGGTTTCCAGGGCATGTTGCTGATCGAGCCGAAACCGCAGGAGCCGACCAAACATCAGTATGACTATGATGTGGCGACGGTATATGGCTTCCTGAAGCAGTTTGGGCTGGAGAAAGAGATTAAAGTTAACGTGGAAGCTAACCACGCGACGCTGGCGGGCCACTCCTTCCATCATGAAATTGCCACAGCCATTGCGCTGGGGATTTTTGGTTCGGTGGATGCTAACCGTGGCGACATTCAGTGCGGCTGGGACACCGATCAGTTCCCGATTAGCGTGGAAGAGAATGCGCTGGTGTTGTACGAAATCATCAAAGCGGGCGGATTTACCACCGGCGGCTTAAACTTTGATGCCAAAGTACGGCGTCAGAGCACGGATAAATATGACCTGTTCTACGGTCATATTGGTGCGATGGATACTATGGCGCTGGCGCTGAAAGTGGCGGCGCGTATGGTGGCAGACGGCGAGCTGGATAAGCGAGTTGCACAACGCTACAGCGGCTGGAACGGGGAGTTTGGTCAGCAGATCCTCAAAGGGGAATTTTCCCTCGCCTCGCTGGCGCAACATGCCGGGCAGCAGCAATTTAATCCGCAGCATCGTAGCGGACGTCAGGAGCAGCTGGAAAATCTGGTGAATCACTACCTTTTTGATTTTTAA
- the xylB gene encoding xylulokinase → MVIGIDLGTSGVKVALLDAQGQVIAVTSAPLQVSRPHPLWSEQDPESWWLATDQAMQALAQQHDLSGVQAIGLSGQMHGATLLDTRFRVLRPAILWNDGRSAEQCRQLEQQVPDSRAITGNLMMPGFTAPKLLWVQQHEPEIFAQVAKVLLPKDYLRWRLSGDFATDMSDAAGTMWLDVAQRDWSDKLLSACGLDRSQMPRLFEGNQVTGRLQPEIAQRWGMQPVPLVAGGGDNAAGAVGVGMVEPGQGMLSLGTSGVYFLVSEGYLSNPQRAVHSFCHALPQRWHLMSVILCAASCLDWAAKLTGCEDVPQLLAEAEQARSDVSSVWFLPYLSGERTPHNNPQAQGAFFGLTHQHGRPELARAVLEGVGFALAEGMDAVHECGVQPQTVMLIGGGARSAYWRQMLADISGLTLDYCHGGEVGPALGAARLAQLAVAPDSALPTPELAQRHQPDAARHRAYQPQREVFARLYQQLQPLMS, encoded by the coding sequence ATGGTTATCGGGATCGATTTAGGCACCTCCGGCGTCAAGGTGGCATTGCTGGATGCGCAGGGGCAGGTGATTGCCGTTACCAGCGCACCGTTGCAGGTGTCGCGCCCGCATCCGTTATGGAGCGAGCAGGATCCCGAAAGCTGGTGGCTCGCCACGGACCAGGCGATGCAGGCACTGGCGCAGCAGCACGATTTAAGCGGCGTGCAGGCGATAGGTCTGAGTGGCCAGATGCACGGTGCCACCCTGCTGGATACCCGGTTCCGGGTGCTGCGTCCGGCGATTCTCTGGAACGACGGGCGCAGTGCTGAGCAGTGCCGCCAACTGGAACAGCAGGTGCCGGACTCACGCGCCATCACCGGCAACCTGATGATGCCGGGTTTTACTGCACCCAAGCTGCTGTGGGTGCAGCAACATGAACCTGAGATCTTTGCACAGGTCGCTAAGGTTTTGCTGCCCAAGGATTATCTGCGCTGGCGCTTAAGCGGCGATTTTGCCACTGATATGTCGGACGCGGCCGGGACGATGTGGCTGGATGTGGCGCAACGTGACTGGAGCGATAAATTACTCTCCGCCTGCGGGCTGGATCGCAGCCAGATGCCACGGCTGTTTGAAGGCAACCAGGTGACCGGTAGGTTGCAGCCAGAGATAGCCCAACGCTGGGGAATGCAGCCGGTGCCACTGGTGGCGGGTGGCGGTGATAACGCGGCGGGAGCGGTGGGCGTGGGTATGGTGGAGCCAGGGCAGGGCATGTTGTCGCTCGGCACCTCGGGCGTCTATTTCCTGGTAAGCGAGGGTTATCTCAGCAATCCACAGCGGGCGGTACACAGTTTTTGCCATGCGCTACCGCAGCGCTGGCATTTGATGTCCGTGATCCTGTGTGCGGCCTCCTGCCTGGATTGGGCGGCAAAACTCACTGGCTGTGAGGATGTGCCGCAACTCCTCGCCGAAGCTGAACAGGCGCGCAGCGATGTCTCATCCGTATGGTTCCTGCCTTATCTCTCCGGGGAGCGAACACCGCATAACAACCCGCAGGCGCAGGGGGCGTTTTTCGGCCTGACGCATCAGCATGGCAGGCCGGAACTGGCGCGTGCGGTGCTGGAAGGGGTGGGATTTGCTCTGGCCGAAGGAATGGATGCGGTACATGAATGTGGCGTGCAACCGCAAACGGTGATGCTGATTGGTGGCGGAGCGCGTAGTGCTTACTGGCGGCAGATGCTGGCGGATATCAGCGGCCTGACGCTGGATTATTGTCATGGCGGTGAAGTGGGTCCCGCGCTGGGTGCGGCACGGCTGGCACAACTGGCGGTCGCTCCCGATAGCGCGTTGCCGACACCGGAGCTGGCGCAGCGCCATCAGCCGGATGCGGCCAGGCATCGTGCTTATCAACCACAGCGAGAGGTCTTTGCCCGTCTGTATCAGCAACTGCAACCGCTGATGTCCTGA
- a CDS encoding GlxA family transcriptional regulator: MPQPVFFLILPGVMVLDLTGPAETFQLAGGHFVLHYIGPQASVIGSTQMTISDIAPLPDRLPDNSLLVVPGVHDSRTCYDTPAAAMARDWLRQQQADIQAQRITLVCVCSGSLLAALAGLLDGVQCTTHHDVLPRLQAAAPAALVKENRVFIEDGGIWSSAGITAGIDLSLHLINRLCGARQALAVAREMVVWFRRSGDDPQLSPWLRYRNHLHPAIHRAQDVMIAHPEYDWSLPALAQRAHVSERHLTRLFRQHLGISVREYHEQLRLVIARQRQQQGEAAEKAALAAGFSSARQLRRALQRWDDQLTR, translated from the coding sequence ATGCCGCAGCCCGTGTTCTTCCTGATTCTCCCCGGGGTGATGGTGCTCGATCTCACCGGCCCGGCAGAAACCTTCCAGCTGGCTGGCGGCCACTTCGTGCTGCACTATATCGGGCCGCAGGCCAGCGTCATCGGTTCCACCCAAATGACCATCAGTGACATCGCGCCGCTGCCCGATCGGTTGCCTGACAACAGCCTGCTGGTGGTGCCGGGCGTGCACGATTCGCGTACCTGCTACGACACCCCCGCTGCGGCGATGGCGCGTGACTGGTTACGCCAGCAACAGGCCGATATCCAGGCACAGCGCATCACCCTGGTGTGCGTTTGCTCCGGTTCGTTGCTGGCAGCCCTTGCCGGATTGCTGGATGGCGTGCAATGCACCACGCATCATGACGTGTTGCCCCGTTTGCAGGCGGCGGCCCCGGCAGCGCTGGTAAAAGAAAATCGGGTGTTTATTGAAGATGGTGGCATCTGGAGTAGCGCCGGGATCACCGCTGGTATCGATCTCTCGCTGCACTTGATTAACCGGCTGTGCGGCGCGCGTCAGGCGCTGGCGGTGGCGCGTGAGATGGTGGTGTGGTTCCGGCGTTCCGGCGATGATCCGCAGCTCTCGCCGTGGCTGCGCTATCGTAACCACCTGCACCCGGCGATTCACCGAGCGCAGGATGTGATGATTGCCCACCCTGAGTATGACTGGTCGCTGCCTGCGCTGGCGCAGCGCGCCCATGTCAGCGAGCGGCATCTGACGCGTCTGTTCCGCCAGCATCTGGGCATTAGCGTGCGTGAATACCACGAGCAGCTGCGGCTGGTGATTGCCCGTCAGCGTCAGCAGCAGGGCGAAGCCGCAGAAAAAGCCGCATTGGCAGCAGGTTTTTCCTCCGCGCGTCAGCTGCGTCGGGCGCTGCAACGCTGGGACGATCAGCTCACCAGATGA
- a CDS encoding acyltransferase — protein MPQKINWIDNLRAIACLMVIVIHTTTWYITGPMAVTGLSWDVANVLNSASRVCVPLFFMISGYLFFGERSARGRHMLRIVLCLLFYSAVALAYITWLTPISEGRSLLKLLQKPVFYHLWFFFAIIGIYLLSPLIQVKSVPPRYVALLVLVLAVLANPNTLSQSVGPFHWLPVNLYVSGDSIYYLLYALLGRTIGCMDTEKPGVTLLAALGFIACVIGIALGTKQMLLINGAFNDTWYLYCGPLVFIAAISLLVLCKNALNRRTPPLLATIARYSLPIYGFHALFIHFLRTNHYDDMAKPWFDLPWVFGVTLGGSLLLAILLKRVDKHHLVS, from the coding sequence ATGCCGCAAAAAATCAATTGGATCGACAACTTACGTGCCATCGCCTGCCTGATGGTGATCGTTATTCATACCACCACCTGGTACATCACCGGGCCGATGGCAGTGACCGGTCTCAGCTGGGATGTGGCTAACGTGCTCAACTCCGCATCGCGCGTCTGCGTGCCGCTGTTCTTTATGATTTCAGGTTATCTGTTCTTTGGTGAACGCAGCGCCAGGGGGCGGCATATGCTGCGTATCGTGCTATGCCTGCTGTTCTACAGCGCGGTGGCGCTGGCTTATATCACCTGGCTGACGCCGATCAGCGAAGGCCGTTCGCTGCTGAAGCTGTTGCAGAAACCGGTGTTCTATCACCTGTGGTTTTTCTTTGCGATTATCGGTATCTACCTGCTTTCACCGCTGATTCAGGTGAAAAGCGTGCCGCCGCGCTACGTAGCGTTACTCGTCCTGGTGCTGGCGGTGCTGGCAAATCCCAACACGCTCAGCCAGTCGGTGGGGCCGTTTCACTGGTTACCGGTGAATTTATATGTCAGCGGAGACAGCATTTATTACCTGCTGTATGCGTTACTGGGGCGGACCATTGGCTGTATGGACACGGAAAAGCCGGGGGTCACCTTACTGGCCGCACTGGGTTTTATCGCCTGTGTGATTGGCATCGCGCTTGGCACCAAACAGATGTTGCTGATAAACGGTGCATTCAACGATACCTGGTATCTCTACTGCGGACCGCTGGTATTCATTGCGGCAATTAGCCTGCTGGTACTGTGCAAAAATGCGCTCAATCGCCGCACGCCGCCGCTACTGGCGACCATTGCGCGCTATTCGCTGCCCATTTATGGCTTTCATGCGTTGTTTATCCATTTTCTGCGTACCAACCATTACGACGATATGGCAAAGCCTTGGTTCGACCTGCCGTGGGTGTTTGGCGTAACGCTTGGCGGAAGTTTACTGCTGGCGATATTGCTAAAACGGGTCGATAAACATCATCTGGTGAGCTGA
- the glyQ gene encoding glycine--tRNA ligase subunit alpha codes for MQKFDTKTFQGLILTLQDYWARQGCTIVQPLDMEVGAGTSHPMTCLRALGPEPIAAAYVQPSRRPTDGRYGENPNRLQHYYQFQVIIKPSPDNIQELYLGSLKELGIDPTVHDIRFVEDNWENPTLGAWGLGWEVWLNGMEVTQFTYFQQVGGLECKPVTGEITYGLERLAMYIQGVDSVYDLTWSDGPLGKTTYGDVFHQNEVEQSTYNFEYADVDFLFTCFEQYEKEAQHLLALEKPLPLPAYERILKAAHSFNLLDARKAISVTERQRYILRIRTLTKAVAEAYYASREAMGFPMCNNNK; via the coding sequence ATGCAAAAGTTTGATACCAAGACCTTTCAGGGCCTGATCCTGACCTTGCAGGATTACTGGGCGCGTCAGGGCTGCACCATTGTCCAACCGCTGGACATGGAAGTGGGCGCTGGCACCTCTCACCCGATGACTTGCCTGCGCGCATTAGGCCCGGAGCCGATTGCCGCCGCTTATGTGCAGCCATCCCGCCGTCCTACCGATGGACGCTACGGTGAAAACCCGAACCGTTTACAGCACTACTATCAGTTCCAGGTGATCATCAAGCCCTCGCCGGACAACATTCAGGAGCTGTACCTTGGGTCGCTGAAAGAGCTGGGTATCGATCCGACGGTGCACGACATTCGCTTCGTTGAAGATAACTGGGAAAACCCGACGCTGGGTGCCTGGGGTCTCGGCTGGGAAGTGTGGCTTAACGGCATGGAAGTGACGCAGTTTACTTACTTCCAGCAGGTGGGCGGCCTCGAATGTAAGCCAGTGACCGGTGAGATCACTTACGGCCTGGAGCGTCTGGCGATGTATATCCAGGGCGTGGACAGTGTCTATGATCTGACCTGGAGCGACGGCCCGCTGGGCAAAACCACTTACGGTGATGTGTTCCATCAGAACGAAGTGGAACAGTCGACCTATAACTTCGAATACGCCGATGTGGATTTCCTCTTCACCTGCTTCGAGCAGTACGAGAAAGAAGCACAGCACCTGCTGGCGCTGGAAAAACCGCTGCCGCTGCCTGCGTATGAGCGCATCCTGAAAGCCGCGCACAGCTTTAACCTGCTGGACGCGCGTAAGGCGATCTCGGTGACCGAGCGTCAGCGTTACATTCTGCGCATCCGTACCCTGACCAAAGCCGTGGCTGAAGCCTACTACGCCTCCCGTGAGGCGATGGGCTTCCCGATGTGCAATAACAACAAGTAA